The genomic region TCGTTTTCCGAAACATCCGAAAAAGCATTTTGGGTATACAAATCGGTGTCAATTCCGTGCATACGTCCCATCGCTGTCGCAAACATACCGCGGGTGACGGGCATATCGGGTGAAAATTCGCCCTCATCGGTACCGCACAGCACACCGCGCGATGCAGTATAGTTTATATTCTCCTCGCCCCAGTGTCCTGCAATATCATCAATGGAAACATTCACACCTCTGATGCTGTATTCACCGGGAAATTCTGCCACATAACGCACATATCCCGCCACATTGACATCGGAAAGCGCGACAACGTTTTCATTTCCGTCCTCATCCGAGTAAACCACAACATAGCTGTCACATTCACCTTCGGGAAGGGTAACATCAGCATCATAATCATAAATGCTGTAACCGTAATTCAGCTTTCCCGGCAAAATTGTCGTTTTATATTCATCCGTGCGACGCTCGTACAGCCTGTTAAAGTCCGCCAGGGATTCGTCGGCATTCAAAAAATCCTGCGCCTCTTTTTCCGTTTCAAAAAATCCGATTCTGGCGATTATAAAGCTGTCACCCACATCGTTCCAATTCAGAAGATCAAGCCTTGCCGAGGTTATTGTACCGCTCCAATTGTCACAGGATGACATATCAAAAATAAGATCACGATAAGTGCCGTCAGGATATATATACGCGGATACTGCCCTGTCCTGGCTGAAATTCGTGTCACCCTCGGTTTTAAAATAAAGATATGCGGAATACCTGGAATTGTTATTTACCGACGATGCATTATATCTCACTGCCGCATATTGGAAGGATGCATCGAATTTCTGCATTTTGTTATCATATTTCGACTTGAAATCTATTATAAGCTGTGCATCGCTCGTCGATGCATGGTAATTGGAAACTCCGAACGTTTCGTCCGCCTCTGCATTTTTAGTATACCAATAATGTGAGCCATCGCCGTCCTCGCCGAATATCCACTGCGGAGCCGGCTTTGAGCTGATCTCCGGGAGCTTCTGCTTATCCAGAAACTTCTGCGCTTCTTCACGTGTTTTAAACAGTCCTATACGTCCTATGTAAAAGTTATCGGGAACATCCGTTCCGCCGTTCTGAGGGTCAAGGCGAAGAATGGTAAGCAGCCCGTTCCAGTTTGCGTTTACCGTCATATCGACAATGTAGTCGTTCCATTCACCGCCGCTTTTGATATCGAACTTTACAAATTTCGTGTCCGAAAGCTTAACATCCTTGCTTGTGGCAAAGAATACCAGGCCATGGTTTAAAGAGGTATCCGTGCACATGTTGAAAGCCACATATTTATATTCCGAGCAGGAATATCCCCCGGGGATATTCTCATTGACCATTATCGGGTCGTTGCCGTAATTCCTGAACAGCATTACATTCTCGAACGGTTTTGCCGAAGCATTGATATAATCCCATTTACTGAAATTCTTTTCGTCGTCAAATGTCCAGTATAGTCCGTCTATTGCCTCGTCAGCCTCACCGCCCAGAAAAGCCTCTGCCGCCTCAACGGTCTTAAAAACACCCAGGCGTTCCAGCATCAGCTGTGCATCGACAAGAGTATGATCGTTTTGCAGGTCATGGCGAAGCATATTCAGCTCGCCCTTCCAATTCGCATTGGACGACATGTCGATTATGTAGTTATTCCACTGTCCGTCAGCAATCAATCTGTACGAAACATGATTGTCATTAGTAAGTGTGGAATTGGTATCGGTGGTAAAAAACAGCGCACCGTTCTGATGAGTTGTATCGGTCTTGAACCTGAATGCCACATACTTGTATTCCGAGCAATTCACTCTCTCACCTGAAGAAAGGACTCTTTTTATATTAGGATCCGTGCTTGTGGCATTCATGCTGAGAACACCGTCTTCACATGAAACTTCACAACCGTTGGCAGTCCATTTTTCCACTTCGCCCGGCTTGTTGAATACCCACTGCGGTTCAAAGCATGGACACACCTGCTCATCGAGAAAGCTTTGCGCTTCGGCTTTTGAGTTAAAGACGCCTATTCGTCCCACGTATGCCTGCGTTCCGACAGGCAGTGTGCCGTTTACAGGGTCAAGACGTAAGGCTGTCAGCGTTCCCTCCCACAAGCCGTGAGAGTATTCCGACATATCAATAATATAGTCATGCCATTTGCCGTCACCCGTTATACCGAATTCGGAATACTCCGGCCCCTTAGGTCCCGGATTCACCGATGTTCCGAAGAATATGCCGCCGGCTTTCATTTCAGTCACGGTTCTGATGTTGAATGCCACATACTTATACTCCGAGCAGTCAACCTTTTCCTCTGCCGTAAGCTTTTTTGTCATCCAGAAATCATTGGTACCGGCAGTAAGCAGAAGAACATTTTCATACATCTCACTACTGCAACCTTCAAAAGCCCAGCCGGCAGTTTTATCGGCACTGTCAAAAACCCACTGTGGAGATGCCGATACAAATAGTGAGAATACAGCCGCAAAAAATGCGAACATTAAAAGCAGTTTGATTTTTTTCATAACAGACCTCATGATTTGCTTCTATCGAAATTCACGTGCATATATCATTATAATTATATCACAAAACAGATGTCAAATCAATACAGATGCACATTTTGCGTCGATATTGTGATGTGTGCACATATGTAAACAGCCGATTTTGGACATATTGAATAATGTTTTTCGTGTTTAAAAATTTATTGTTAAATAAATAT from Oscillospiraceae bacterium harbors:
- a CDS encoding S-layer homology domain-containing protein → MRSVMKKIKLLLMFAFFAAVFSLFVSASPQWVFDSADKTAGWAFEGCSSEMYENVLLLTAGTNDFWMTKKLTAEEKVDCSEYKYVAFNIRTVTEMKAGGIFFGTSVNPGPKGPEYSEFGITGDGKWHDYIIDMSEYSHGLWEGTLTALRLDPVNGTLPVGTQAYVGRIGVFNSKAEAQSFLDEQVCPCFEPQWVFNKPGEVEKWTANGCEVSCEDGVLSMNATSTDPNIKRVLSSGERVNCSEYKYVAFRFKTDTTHQNGALFFTTDTNSTLTNDNHVSYRLIADGQWNNYIIDMSSNANWKGELNMLRHDLQNDHTLVDAQLMLERLGVFKTVEAAEAFLGGEADEAIDGLYWTFDDEKNFSKWDYINASAKPFENVMLFRNYGNDPIMVNENIPGGYSCSEYKYVAFNMCTDTSLNHGLVFFATSKDVKLSDTKFVKFDIKSGGEWNDYIVDMTVNANWNGLLTILRLDPQNGGTDVPDNFYIGRIGLFKTREEAQKFLDKQKLPEISSKPAPQWIFGEDGDGSHYWYTKNAEADETFGVSNYHASTSDAQLIIDFKSKYDNKMQKFDASFQYAAVRYNASSVNNNSRYSAYLYFKTEGDTNFSQDRAVSAYIYPDGTYRDLIFDMSSCDNWSGTITSARLDLLNWNDVGDSFIIARIGFFETEKEAQDFLNADESLADFNRLYERRTDEYKTTILPGKLNYGYSIYDYDADVTLPEGECDSYVVVYSDEDGNENVVALSDVNVAGYVRYVAEFPGEYSIRGVNVSIDDIAGHWGEENINYTASRGVLCGTDEGEFSPDMPVTRGMFATAMGRMHGIDTDLYTQNAFSDVSENEYYAPYIQWAANNGIIEGVTQNEFMPEAPMTRLDMATAVYNYIDCYRFDVKSPGFYDTFADISDCAVEEREAIEYISRAGLVNGVDKGMFDPYGLLTRAETATVLSRVIKGVVGANYSHRFDREKFLIGAFGYNDYLYTPQNIRNLADMDVDVLMSGSADEELLRLLEEYNMAFIPGSRLHSWWGDNGENAGTYDDLHSPEDVAQELAGANKSEIIVSDYIVDEPSALDYEGINAVYQEYIRLTEGKTFPLVNLYPNYGKLYNPDDPTALSQLGTLTYKQYVDEFVEKVDVDYICFDNYPLGSEGSFVKYLQNLDEVAAACRDNDRDMWVIIQTGAWTENKAITARQLEWQMYTCMAYGTNFIIHACYIPGWWDDSTSCITTEGEKNPTYYYAQSANKEIHRMGDVFMEYDYLGTYGVGQNANTASNITTQFAAQNERNALRDGFDGIDGIEVTSDAGCLVGCFTAKDGDSKALMLVNCRDPFDKNDNGTVNVTLNVEKNECVTAYENGYSDIYTADANGNVTISIPDGEGVFVTVGR